From a single Arachis hypogaea cultivar Tifrunner chromosome 3, arahy.Tifrunner.gnm2.J5K5, whole genome shotgun sequence genomic region:
- the LOC112776243 gene encoding uncharacterized protein: MMKVHPSSKKRTNHRSQNAIVSSNPNPNNTKKLWRLPHVFASVLELPLHSDDDVSIDETTQFLRFVASCKCRGSSSCRVSAEAVEIVPGITKIVIKGMDGGDCFAEQCYGFRFRLPPWTRPEMATAVCSGGKLVVMVPMTKTRGN; this comes from the coding sequence ATGATGAAGGTGCACCCTTCTTCAAAGAAACGAACCAACCATCGTTCCCAAAACGCCATCGTTTCATCGAACCCAAACCCAAACAATACCAAGAAGCTTTGGAGACTTCCGCACGTGTTCGCCAGCGTTCTTGAACTCCCTCTCCATTCAGACGACGACGTTTCGATTGACGAAACCACGCAGTTTCTCCGATTTGTTGCGTCGTGCAAGTGTAGAGGCTCTTCTTCTTGTCGAGTGAGTGCAGAGGCTGTAGAGATTGTTCCTGGAATAACCAAGATCGTGATCAAGGGAATGGATGGTGGAGATTGTTTTGCCGAGCAGTGTTATGGTTTTCGGTTTAGGCTTCCGCCGTGGACTAGGCCGGAGATGGCCACGGCGGTTTGTAGCGGAGGAAAGCTGGTCGTCATGGTGCCAATGACCAAGACCAGAGGGAATTGA